A region of Actinomycetota bacterium DNA encodes the following proteins:
- a CDS encoding aminotransferase class V-fold PLP-dependent enzyme has product MAETTTIPALNPGERLLAGPGPSNVHPKVLQAMQLPMNGHLDPDFWDILLDLVAGLRALWRRGDQGLTLAMSSSGSSAMEAGFMNLVEPGDKVLSCHWGFFGSRLNDFAHRVGADVVELTADFGQLVPVERIVETVKANPDAKIVSIVHAETSTGIDFPLAELSTALKESGSDALLYVDAVTSLGGQQVEADAWSIDYGYSCSQKSLGCPPGLAPVTISDRAIERMRGHKSPVPYYYDFEELARYWIERPITYHHTIPILQYYALYTGVKLALDEGLENRWQRGADAGRYFQDQIRKRGFELLADPDHQLVELTAVKVPEGIDGKQIQLRLLREHGIEVGGGLGPKAPPIWRVGLMGVNANRETADRVLAAFDAVLP; this is encoded by the coding sequence ATGGCCGAGACCACCACCATCCCGGCGCTGAACCCGGGTGAGCGACTGCTCGCCGGGCCCGGCCCGTCGAACGTCCACCCCAAGGTGCTCCAGGCGATGCAGCTGCCGATGAACGGCCACCTCGACCCGGACTTCTGGGACATCCTGCTCGACCTCGTCGCGGGCCTTCGCGCCTTGTGGCGACGCGGCGACCAGGGGCTCACGCTCGCGATGTCCTCCTCGGGAAGCTCGGCGATGGAGGCCGGGTTCATGAACCTGGTCGAGCCCGGCGACAAGGTCCTCAGTTGCCACTGGGGATTCTTCGGCTCCCGGCTGAACGACTTCGCCCACCGCGTGGGTGCCGATGTCGTCGAGCTGACCGCCGACTTCGGACAGCTCGTCCCCGTCGAGCGGATCGTCGAGACGGTGAAGGCGAACCCCGACGCGAAGATCGTGTCGATCGTGCACGCGGAGACCTCGACGGGCATCGACTTCCCCCTCGCCGAGCTCTCCACCGCACTGAAGGAGAGCGGTTCGGACGCGTTGCTGTACGTGGACGCGGTCACCTCGCTCGGCGGTCAGCAGGTCGAGGCCGACGCGTGGAGCATCGACTACGGCTATAGCTGTTCGCAGAAGTCCCTCGGGTGTCCCCCGGGCCTCGCGCCGGTCACGATCAGCGACCGGGCGATCGAGCGGATGCGCGGCCACAAGTCGCCGGTCCCCTACTACTACGACTTCGAGGAGCTGGCGAGGTACTGGATCGAGCGGCCGATCACCTATCACCACACGATCCCGATCCTCCAGTACTACGCCCTGTACACGGGCGTGAAGCTCGCACTCGACGAGGGATTGGAGAACCGGTGGCAGCGCGGCGCCGACGCCGGGCGCTACTTCCAGGACCAGATCCGCAAACGCGGCTTCGAGCTGCTCGCCGACCCCGACCACCAGCTCGTGGAGCTGACTGCCGTCAAGGTTCCAGAGGGGATCGATGGCAAGCAGATCCAGCTCCGCCTGCTACGGGAGCACGGCATCGAGGTCGGTGGCGGTCTTGGTCCGAAGGCACCGCCGATCTGGCGGGTCGGTCTGATGGGCGTGAACGCGAACCGCGAGACGGCGGATCGGGTGCTCGCGGCGTTCGACGCCGTCCTCCCCTGA
- a CDS encoding response regulator transcription factor, with protein MNELTRVLVVGDDRLFGGAVARLLEDGHGVELLAVAAGLDEAEQRCRNGDRPDVVLLDLDLDGIEGTDATRVLHAAAPEAKIVVTAEMQSPERIALVLSSGACGFVPSASEPKDLAAVLRCAAMGEIVMPVGDLQEVVAQLDARRASRAEAREGLDRLTVREREVLGALARGGSTVEVAEEYGISRLTVQSHVKSILAKLGVHSKVEAVTLAWRHGLAPTSRTA; from the coding sequence ATGAACGAGCTGACGCGAGTGCTCGTCGTGGGAGACGACCGGTTGTTCGGTGGCGCCGTCGCGCGCCTGCTCGAGGACGGCCACGGGGTCGAGCTGCTCGCCGTCGCCGCCGGACTCGACGAGGCCGAACAGCGATGCCGCAACGGCGACCGACCCGACGTCGTGCTGCTCGACCTCGATCTGGACGGCATCGAGGGAACGGACGCCACTCGCGTGCTGCACGCGGCCGCACCCGAGGCGAAGATCGTCGTGACCGCCGAGATGCAGAGTCCCGAGCGGATCGCGCTGGTGCTCTCCTCCGGGGCGTGCGGGTTCGTTCCCAGTGCGAGCGAGCCCAAAGATCTTGCCGCCGTCCTGCGATGCGCCGCGATGGGGGAGATCGTGATGCCCGTGGGCGATCTCCAAGAGGTCGTCGCACAGCTCGATGCCCGCAGAGCCTCACGCGCCGAGGCCCGGGAGGGACTCGATCGGCTCACGGTCCGCGAGCGCGAGGTCCTCGGGGCGCTCGCGCGCGGCGGTTCCACCGTCGAGGTCGCCGAGGAGTACGGCATCAGCCGGCTCACCGTGCAGAGTCACGTGAAGAGCATCCTCGCGAAACTCGGTGTCCACTCGAAGGTCGAGGCCGTCACGCTCGCGTGGCGCCACGGCCTCGCACCCACGTCGCGCACCGCGTGA
- a CDS encoding AAA family ATPase, producing the protein MRTCPNCGESNPDRARFCLACGSAIGGGSDEERKVVTVLSCDLVGFTQRSDRADPEDVKDTLRTFHARLKREIEDIQGTVDQFIGDAVIGVFGAPVAHEDDPERAIRASLRILEAIADLNEGDPDRELSVRIGIESGEALVALGGPDTNAPLVTGDVVARANRLQSQAPPDGILVGARAYESAAPNFEWDAPDEMAEGMAWIPRSARSLPGTDPRRRQSTPLVGRVEELALLKAAYRRTVREATVQLVTLAGEPGIGKSRMIAELASYLDELPELIRWRKGRCLPYGDGVSFWALGEIVKQEAGILESDDPELAGKKLRGAVDAVFADDQDAGWIAGRLSPLVGLGTDESGDRESAFVAWRRFLEALAADAPTVLVVEDIHWADAAMLEFVDGLVDRLAGVPLLVVCAARPELFAQQPGWGGGKRNSSTVSLSPLTDAETQMLLIATLDEPPPPEAASAILDRAGGNPLYAEEFARMVAERGETGGAIPVPPTVQALIAARIDALEPEPKALLHDAAVLGREFWPSALAAMGGRPEDEIVDRLREIVRKELVRPRRTSRIRGQREYTFWHAIVRDVAESQIPRADRAQKHLAAARWIETVTGERLADQADALAHHYRSALELTPANEPSRPGLRAKTAQALTLAGDRAMRLDGVRAERTYTEALELLPDEDPDRARLSVKAANAAELVGNFEVASRRFREAIERFRAAGDRLAVGEATALLGRAVGIQARGDEGMALLQEAVALLSDEAPGPELVLATSRLSGQCLIAGRYEEGLGHARRALDLAQELGLEAEEVRALQYRGALRVELGDTDGLEDLRHALDLALERGFGDEAAIAWGNLAYETWLHEGPRTAVPIWRAADAFSSERGYPAHHRWSQAGQLECLYDLLAWDEGLAIARDMASWDAEHGRSQIGLYARTFEVSVLTLRQQTDEASEKLEELLPHARESGMPEHVGMAALAASALATQREDRGSALAFLDEFASATQDAGDFRANNLPSVIRVLIQIGAIDRIDGFLIPEENVSSPRHRLAIATAWAMRSLFRRELDDAVPRLEDVRERWRRMDVSIEEALAAAALGQAYALSGRGSDASEAFGSSKQLLAIGDARWPLAVIGALERSVLQGEPDAARDAPRMKR; encoded by the coding sequence GTGCGCACGTGTCCGAACTGCGGTGAGTCCAACCCCGATCGCGCACGGTTCTGCCTGGCGTGCGGGAGCGCGATCGGCGGAGGCAGCGATGAGGAACGCAAGGTCGTCACCGTGCTCTCCTGCGATCTCGTCGGGTTCACCCAGCGCAGCGATCGCGCGGATCCCGAGGACGTGAAGGACACGCTGCGGACCTTCCACGCACGGCTCAAGCGTGAGATCGAGGACATCCAGGGAACCGTCGACCAGTTCATCGGCGACGCCGTGATCGGGGTGTTCGGCGCGCCCGTCGCACATGAGGACGACCCCGAGCGGGCGATCCGGGCGTCGCTGCGGATCCTGGAGGCGATCGCGGACCTGAACGAGGGCGACCCGGACCGGGAGCTGTCGGTGCGGATCGGGATCGAGTCGGGCGAGGCGCTCGTCGCGCTCGGCGGCCCGGACACCAACGCTCCCCTCGTCACGGGCGACGTCGTCGCACGCGCGAACCGGCTGCAGTCCCAGGCCCCACCCGACGGCATCCTCGTCGGAGCGCGCGCCTACGAGTCGGCCGCGCCGAACTTCGAGTGGGACGCACCCGACGAGATGGCCGAAGGCATGGCCTGGATCCCCCGTTCGGCGCGCTCGCTCCCCGGCACCGATCCACGCCGACGCCAGTCGACGCCGCTCGTGGGACGGGTCGAGGAGCTCGCCCTGCTGAAGGCCGCCTACCGGCGAACGGTGCGCGAGGCGACCGTGCAGTTGGTGACGCTCGCCGGCGAGCCCGGCATCGGCAAGAGCCGCATGATCGCCGAGCTTGCTTCCTACCTCGATGAGCTCCCGGAGTTGATCCGCTGGCGCAAAGGCCGGTGCCTTCCCTACGGGGACGGCGTCAGCTTCTGGGCGCTCGGGGAGATCGTGAAGCAGGAGGCGGGCATCCTCGAGTCCGACGACCCCGAGCTGGCCGGCAAGAAGCTCCGTGGTGCGGTCGACGCCGTGTTCGCCGACGACCAGGACGCCGGATGGATCGCCGGCCGTCTCTCACCCTTGGTCGGACTCGGCACCGACGAGAGCGGAGACCGTGAGTCGGCCTTCGTCGCGTGGCGCCGGTTCCTGGAAGCGCTCGCGGCGGATGCACCGACCGTCCTCGTGGTCGAGGACATCCACTGGGCCGACGCGGCGATGCTCGAGTTCGTCGACGGCCTCGTCGACCGGCTCGCCGGCGTTCCGCTGCTCGTCGTCTGCGCGGCACGGCCCGAGCTGTTCGCCCAGCAACCGGGGTGGGGCGGCGGCAAGCGGAACTCCTCGACCGTGTCGCTGTCGCCGCTGACCGACGCCGAGACACAGATGCTGTTGATCGCGACCCTCGACGAGCCCCCTCCGCCCGAGGCGGCGTCCGCGATCCTCGACCGTGCCGGCGGCAACCCCCTGTACGCGGAGGAGTTCGCACGGATGGTCGCCGAGCGGGGCGAGACCGGCGGTGCGATCCCCGTGCCGCCGACCGTGCAGGCGCTGATCGCCGCGCGGATCGATGCGCTCGAGCCCGAACCGAAGGCCTTGCTGCACGACGCCGCCGTGCTCGGTCGCGAGTTCTGGCCCTCGGCGCTCGCGGCGATGGGCGGCCGGCCCGAGGACGAGATCGTCGATCGCCTCCGGGAGATCGTGCGGAAGGAGCTGGTGCGTCCGCGCCGGACGTCGCGGATCCGCGGACAGCGCGAGTACACCTTCTGGCACGCGATCGTCCGCGATGTCGCGGAGTCACAGATCCCGCGCGCCGACCGCGCCCAGAAGCACCTCGCGGCAGCGCGCTGGATCGAAACGGTCACGGGCGAGCGCCTCGCCGATCAGGCGGATGCGCTCGCACACCATTACCGAAGCGCCCTCGAGCTCACCCCTGCCAACGAGCCGTCGCGCCCGGGGCTGCGAGCCAAGACGGCCCAGGCGCTGACGTTGGCGGGCGATCGCGCGATGCGCCTCGACGGGGTCCGCGCCGAGCGGACCTACACCGAGGCGCTGGAGCTGCTCCCCGACGAGGATCCCGACCGGGCTCGCCTGTCGGTGAAGGCTGCGAACGCCGCCGAGCTCGTCGGCAACTTCGAGGTCGCGAGCCGCCGGTTCCGGGAGGCGATCGAGCGGTTCCGCGCTGCGGGCGACCGGCTCGCCGTCGGAGAGGCGACGGCGCTGCTCGGCCGTGCGGTGGGGATCCAGGCGCGCGGCGACGAGGGGATGGCGCTGCTGCAGGAGGCCGTCGCCCTGCTGTCCGACGAGGCGCCGGGACCCGAGCTCGTGCTCGCCACATCGCGTCTGTCGGGTCAATGCCTGATCGCCGGCCGCTACGAGGAGGGGCTCGGACATGCGCGGCGCGCGCTCGACCTCGCGCAGGAACTCGGACTCGAGGCCGAGGAGGTGCGTGCGCTGCAGTACCGCGGCGCACTCCGGGTCGAGCTCGGCGATACCGACGGTCTGGAGGATCTGCGGCACGCGCTCGACCTTGCGCTCGAGCGAGGGTTCGGCGACGAAGCCGCGATCGCGTGGGGGAACCTCGCGTACGAGACCTGGCTCCACGAGGGGCCGCGCACCGCCGTGCCGATCTGGCGCGCGGCCGACGCGTTCAGCAGCGAGCGCGGCTACCCGGCGCACCACCGCTGGTCGCAGGCGGGACAGCTCGAGTGCCTCTACGACCTGCTGGCGTGGGACGAGGGACTCGCGATCGCCCGCGACATGGCGAGCTGGGACGCCGAGCACGGCCGGAGCCAGATCGGTCTGTACGCCCGCACCTTCGAGGTGAGCGTCCTCACGCTCCGCCAGCAGACGGACGAGGCAAGCGAGAAGCTCGAGGAACTCCTCCCCCACGCGCGCGAGTCGGGGATGCCCGAGCACGTGGGCATGGCGGCGCTGGCCGCGTCCGCCCTCGCGACCCAACGCGAGGACCGAGGGTCCGCGCTGGCGTTCCTCGACGAGTTCGCGTCGGCGACGCAGGACGCGGGCGACTTCCGCGCGAACAACCTTCCGTCGGTGATCCGCGTCCTGATCCAGATCGGAGCGATCGACCGGATCGACGGGTTCCTGATCCCCGAGGAGAACGTCTCGTCCCCGCGGCACCGCCTCGCGATCGCGACGGCATGGGCGATGCGGTCCCTGTTCAGGCGCGAGCTCGACGACGCGGTCCCACGGCTCGAGGACGTCCGCGAACGGTGGCGCCGGATGGACGTGTCGATCGAGGAGGCGCTGGCCGCGGCAGCGCTCGGACAGGCCTATGCGCTCTCCGGCCGCGGGAGCGACGCGTCCGAGGCCTTCGGCAGCTCGAAGCAGCTCCTCGCGATCGGGGATGCGCGATGGCCACTCGCGGTGATCGGAGCACTCGAGCGATCCGTGCTCCAGGGCGAGCCCGACGCGGCCCGTGATGCGCCACGGATGAAGCGATGA
- a CDS encoding thioredoxin domain-containing protein — MSGGNRLATQTSPYLLQHADNPVDWQPWDEEALDRARREDKPLLVSIGYAACHWCHVMERESFEDEDTAALMNEHFVSIKVDREERPDVDAIYMDAVQAMTGHGGWPLTAFCTPDGAPFYCGTYFPPQDRPPMPSFRRVLTGIAEAWTERRDELVAQGTSVVEAIGGANALTADDDPLDERLLTDALATLHRTFDPDWGGFGGAPKFPQPMTLELLLRRAATGNDEARRMATVTMDRMAAGGMYDQLGGGFARYSVDERWHVPHFEKMLYDNAQLARLYTSGWRLTADDAYRGVATATLEFLLREMQHAEGGFFSSQDADSEGVEGTFYVWTWDELVARTSETVAFTFGALPEGNWPEGGPGANVLWRPVPLEAIAREREIPVDRLAAEVERARSILLAAREERVRPATDDKILAGWNGLAIGALAEAGRAFDEARYVDAAVRAATFVTTRLRRDDGRLLRSWREGNAQVPAFSDDHALLADGLLTLYEATGDVRWFVEARGLANALLDLFNDADRGGFFQTGADADALVLRPKELTDNAVPSGNSVAARMLQRLALLTGETRYEEAALGALRLVRDHMARWPGGFGEALCAVDLHASRSPEIAIVGEPDAEATRALIAVVDEAYRPNRVLAVADPGDRVAIEAVGLLRERVQLGDRPTAYVCERFTCSLPVTEPDQLRQQLADTR; from the coding sequence ATGAGCGGTGGCAATCGGCTCGCAACGCAGACGAGTCCCTACCTGTTGCAGCACGCGGACAACCCCGTCGACTGGCAACCGTGGGACGAGGAGGCGCTCGACCGCGCGCGTCGAGAGGACAAGCCGCTGCTCGTCTCGATCGGGTACGCGGCCTGCCACTGGTGCCACGTGATGGAGCGCGAGTCGTTCGAGGACGAGGACACGGCCGCGCTCATGAACGAGCACTTCGTCAGCATCAAGGTCGACCGTGAGGAACGTCCGGACGTCGATGCGATCTACATGGACGCTGTGCAGGCGATGACCGGCCATGGTGGCTGGCCGTTGACAGCCTTCTGCACGCCCGACGGCGCACCCTTCTATTGCGGCACGTACTTCCCGCCGCAGGACCGGCCCCCGATGCCGTCGTTCCGACGGGTGCTGACCGGGATCGCCGAGGCGTGGACCGAACGGCGCGACGAGCTCGTCGCGCAGGGGACGTCGGTCGTCGAGGCAATCGGCGGCGCGAACGCGCTCACGGCCGACGACGATCCGCTCGACGAGCGGTTGCTCACCGACGCCCTCGCGACGCTGCACCGAACGTTCGACCCGGACTGGGGAGGGTTCGGTGGCGCTCCGAAGTTCCCCCAGCCGATGACGCTGGAGCTGCTGCTGCGGCGCGCCGCGACCGGAAACGACGAGGCCCGACGGATGGCCACCGTGACGATGGACCGGATGGCCGCCGGCGGGATGTACGACCAGCTCGGTGGCGGGTTCGCCCGGTACTCGGTCGACGAACGCTGGCACGTCCCGCACTTCGAGAAGATGCTCTACGACAACGCACAGCTCGCGCGCCTGTACACGTCGGGGTGGAGGCTGACCGCCGACGACGCCTACCGGGGCGTCGCGACCGCGACGCTGGAGTTCCTGCTCCGCGAGATGCAGCACGCGGAGGGCGGGTTCTTCTCCTCACAGGACGCCGACAGCGAGGGCGTCGAGGGCACCTTCTACGTGTGGACGTGGGACGAGCTCGTGGCGCGCACCTCCGAGACGGTCGCGTTCACCTTCGGCGCGCTCCCCGAGGGGAACTGGCCCGAGGGCGGTCCGGGCGCCAACGTGCTCTGGCGACCGGTGCCGCTGGAGGCGATCGCGCGCGAGCGTGAGATCCCCGTCGATCGTCTCGCGGCCGAGGTCGAGCGGGCGCGGTCGATCCTGCTGGCGGCGCGCGAGGAGCGGGTCCGTCCCGCGACCGACGACAAGATCCTCGCGGGATGGAACGGTCTCGCGATCGGAGCGCTCGCCGAGGCCGGCCGCGCCTTCGACGAGGCTCGTTACGTGGACGCGGCGGTGCGCGCGGCAACGTTCGTCACGACGCGCCTTCGCCGCGACGACGGGAGGCTGCTGCGCTCGTGGCGCGAGGGCAACGCGCAGGTCCCGGCCTTCTCCGACGACCACGCCCTGCTCGCAGACGGACTGCTGACCCTGTACGAGGCGACCGGCGATGTGCGTTGGTTCGTCGAGGCGCGCGGGCTCGCGAACGCCTTGCTGGATCTGTTCAACGACGCCGATCGCGGGGGGTTCTTCCAGACCGGCGCGGATGCCGACGCGCTCGTGCTGCGACCGAAGGAGCTGACCGACAACGCGGTTCCGAGCGGGAACTCCGTCGCCGCCCGGATGCTGCAGCGGCTCGCCCTGCTCACCGGCGAAACCCGATACGAGGAAGCGGCCCTCGGCGCGCTGCGCCTGGTTCGCGACCACATGGCGCGCTGGCCCGGCGGGTTCGGCGAGGCCCTGTGCGCCGTCGACCTGCACGCGTCGCGGTCTCCCGAGATCGCGATCGTCGGCGAACCGGACGCGGAGGCCACTCGAGCGCTGATCGCGGTCGTGGACGAGGCCTACCGTCCCAACCGGGTGCTGGCCGTCGCCGACCCGGGCGATCGCGTCGCGATCGAGGCGGTCGGGTTGCTCCGGGAGCGCGTGCAGCTGGGGGACCGTCCGACCGCGTACGTGTGCGAGCGCTTCACCTGCTCGCTGCCCGTCACCGAGCCCGACCAGCTCCGACAGCAGCTCGCGGATACCCGATAG
- a CDS encoding Flp family type IVb pilin encodes MLTSLFTRVKVWHDDLRGRATEEGGATAVEYALMVALIAAVIIVSVTLLGNNADTKFDSVADAVGS; translated from the coding sequence ATGCTGACCAGCCTGTTCACTCGAGTGAAGGTGTGGCACGACGACCTGCGCGGTCGTGCGACCGAAGAGGGCGGCGCGACCGCGGTCGAGTACGCGCTCATGGTGGCGCTGATCGCGGCCGTGATCATCGTGTCGGTGACGCTGCTCGGAAACAACGCGGACACGAAGTTCGACTCAGTCGCGGACGCCGTCGGCAGCTAG
- the bcp gene encoding thioredoxin-dependent thiol peroxidase has product MADATTPAIGDPAPDFALSDQHGKQIALHNYRGHKLLIYFYPEADTPGCTTQARAVHDAKEDLDTLGVGVVGISPDTPAEQRAFDEKYGLGFPLLADEDHAVAEAYEVWGPKKLYGREYDGVIRSAFLVDEEGVIAGSWPKVSPAETVPKALRRLTELTAD; this is encoded by the coding sequence ATGGCCGATGCCACGACACCCGCGATCGGGGACCCTGCCCCCGACTTCGCGCTCTCGGACCAGCATGGCAAGCAGATCGCCCTGCATAACTACCGAGGCCACAAGCTGCTGATCTACTTCTATCCGGAGGCGGACACGCCCGGATGCACGACGCAGGCTCGGGCGGTGCACGATGCGAAGGAGGACCTCGACACGCTCGGGGTCGGCGTCGTCGGGATCAGCCCGGACACGCCGGCGGAGCAGCGCGCGTTCGACGAGAAGTACGGACTCGGGTTCCCATTGCTGGCCGACGAGGATCACGCGGTCGCCGAGGCCTACGAGGTATGGGGGCCGAAGAAGCTGTACGGGCGCGAGTACGACGGGGTGATCCGCTCGGCGTTCCTCGTCGACGAGGAGGGAGTGATCGCCGGATCGTGGCCCAAGGTCAGCCCGGCGGAGACGGTCCCCAAGGCCCTCCGCCGCCTGACCGAGCTGACCGCCGACTAG
- a CDS encoding response regulator transcription factor: MVKRAGSTRSSRTDRVDIALIDPLPVVRAGIAMLIDDRPDMEVVAEAGDADEGLLQIARLRRTTLVTLVGLGLDGDHDAFWLIRELRERYPSVAILAAGAKSDPIAISRALFVGADGFIDKNLDPVDFLEALRSAHHGEMVLAGPPVDVVGEIAEGIERRREVEVRLTAREREVLTVAAEGLTAKQIGERLGVRERTVTTHLGRIYGKLGVGSRLAAIRAAARSGLVSAGGLD, from the coding sequence GTGGTGAAGCGCGCCGGTTCGACCCGATCGTCACGGACAGATCGTGTCGACATCGCGTTGATCGACCCGCTGCCGGTCGTGCGCGCGGGGATCGCGATGCTGATCGATGACCGGCCCGACATGGAGGTCGTGGCCGAGGCCGGGGACGCCGACGAGGGGCTCCTGCAGATCGCCAGGCTGCGCCGCACGACGCTCGTCACACTCGTCGGCCTCGGGCTCGACGGAGATCACGACGCGTTCTGGCTGATCCGTGAGCTCCGGGAGCGCTACCCGTCGGTGGCGATCCTCGCGGCCGGTGCGAAGTCCGACCCGATCGCGATCTCCCGTGCCCTGTTCGTCGGCGCCGACGGCTTCATCGACAAGAACCTCGACCCGGTCGACTTCCTCGAGGCGCTGCGAAGCGCCCACCACGGTGAGATGGTGCTCGCCGGCCCGCCGGTCGATGTCGTGGGTGAGATCGCCGAGGGGATCGAACGCCGTCGCGAGGTCGAGGTCCGGCTGACCGCCCGCGAGCGCGAGGTGCTCACCGTCGCGGCCGAAGGTCTCACCGCGAAGCAGATCGGGGAACGGCTGGGCGTCCGCGAGCGGACGGTCACGACCCATCTCGGCCGCATCTACGGCAAGCTCGGCGTCGGCAGCCGGCTCGCGGCGATCCGCGCTGCCGCGCGCTCCGGCCTCGTCAGCGCCGGCGGGCTCGACTGA
- a CDS encoding response regulator transcription factor, translated as MATAHRVLIVDPHPIVRGVVRTACEATGTLTVVAEAADLAEATTACEEHEPDLLVIDPDLPGTREFEAVTALREVRPEARMLVLAATVNGTLVLDCLRAKVDGCVAKSAGVGPIAEAIETVASGGRVFPPGFERDAVAALGRFAKAARTQKWASETLTPRELEVLRLLAEGLTIRQVATRAKISPRTVESHVTRLYRKLGVATRVQAIARAASLGLIELDPSDGTGSVGR; from the coding sequence ATGGCGACTGCCCACCGGGTCCTGATCGTCGACCCGCACCCGATCGTCCGCGGTGTCGTGCGGACGGCGTGCGAGGCGACGGGGACCCTCACCGTGGTGGCGGAGGCCGCGGATCTGGCCGAGGCGACGACCGCCTGCGAAGAGCACGAGCCCGACCTCCTCGTGATCGATCCCGACCTGCCCGGAACACGCGAGTTCGAGGCGGTGACGGCACTGCGCGAGGTCCGACCGGAAGCTCGCATGCTCGTGCTCGCCGCGACCGTGAACGGGACGCTCGTGCTGGATTGCTTGCGCGCGAAGGTGGACGGCTGCGTCGCGAAGAGCGCCGGCGTCGGACCGATCGCGGAGGCGATCGAGACCGTCGCCTCGGGAGGCCGCGTGTTCCCTCCGGGGTTCGAACGCGACGCGGTCGCCGCCCTCGGGCGATTCGCGAAGGCAGCCCGCACGCAGAAGTGGGCTTCCGAGACCCTGACGCCCCGCGAGCTGGAGGTGCTCCGCTTGCTCGCCGAAGGCCTGACGATCCGGCAGGTCGCAACCCGCGCGAAGATCTCTCCGCGCACGGTCGAGAGCCACGTGACGAGGCTGTACCGCAAGCTCGGCGTCGCGACGCGGGTTCAGGCGATCGCACGGGCGGCTTCCCTCGGGCTGATCGAGCTCGACCCCTCGGACGGAACGGGCTCGGTCGGCCGGTGA
- a CDS encoding peptidylprolyl isomerase, which yields MTTATFVTNKGSFTAELLPDHAPVTVENFVGLASGSKEWTDPRDGERKSEPLYDGTTFHRVIDGFMIQGGDPTGTGMGGPGYTFEDEVSADGPSFDRPGLLAMANAGPGTNGSQFFVTTGPTPHLTGRHTIFGEVTDGYEVVDAIAKTPTGSQDRPADDVVLERVEIS from the coding sequence ATGACCACCGCCACCTTCGTCACGAACAAGGGCTCGTTCACCGCCGAGCTGCTGCCCGACCACGCACCGGTCACGGTCGAGAACTTCGTCGGCCTCGCGAGCGGCTCCAAGGAGTGGACCGACCCGCGCGACGGCGAGCGCAAGAGCGAGCCCCTCTACGACGGAACGACCTTCCACCGCGTGATCGACGGCTTCATGATCCAGGGCGGCGACCCCACGGGCACGGGGATGGGCGGGCCGGGCTACACCTTCGAGGACGAGGTCTCGGCCGACGGACCATCGTTCGACCGCCCCGGTCTGCTCGCGATGGCGAACGCGGGACCGGGCACGAACGGCTCTCAGTTCTTCGTGACGACCGGCCCGACGCCCCACCTGACCGGGCGGCACACGATCTTCGGGGAGGTCACCGACGGCTACGAGGTCGTCGACGCGATCGCGAAAACGCCGACGGGCTCCCAGGACCGGCCCGCGGACGACGTCGTCCTCGAGCGCGTGGAGATCTCCTAG
- a CDS encoding glycosyltransferase 87 family protein codes for MLGARGIPQLGPAPVFLSTWAALCFVERRDRAAGFLAGLGVAAKLYPVFVCVAFVLDRFRTGSRRAAGTITGWALAAVLIVNLPVAIVVPSAWSLFFRFNTTRPPSPGSIWFGGCGRTGTVACVSDDVVGALSLAAFLVVSGFVFVAKRRREPEFAGWTLAFPLLVAFVLTSKVYSPQYTLWLLPWFALVFPDVRTWAALAVTDVAVHLSELSWLGEQSGFGGASSTTLRAAVILRAAALIWCLVRWVRMPAQPVAVRRRSLSPRSELLGSTG; via the coding sequence ATCCTTGGTGCTCGCGGCATTCCTCAACTGGGACCTGCTCCCGTCTTCCTCTCGACCTGGGCGGCCTTGTGTTTCGTCGAGCGGCGGGATCGCGCCGCCGGGTTCCTTGCGGGTCTCGGGGTGGCGGCGAAGCTCTATCCAGTCTTCGTGTGCGTTGCCTTCGTCCTGGATCGGTTCCGAACGGGGTCACGGCGCGCCGCCGGGACGATCACGGGATGGGCGCTCGCCGCGGTGCTCATCGTCAACCTGCCGGTCGCGATCGTGGTCCCTTCGGCGTGGAGTCTGTTCTTCCGCTTCAACACGACCAGGCCTCCGAGTCCGGGCTCGATCTGGTTCGGTGGGTGCGGGCGAACGGGCACGGTGGCGTGTGTCTCCGACGACGTCGTCGGCGCGCTCTCACTCGCTGCCTTCCTCGTCGTTTCGGGGTTCGTGTTCGTTGCCAAGCGTCGCCGAGAACCCGAGTTCGCCGGGTGGACGCTGGCATTCCCATTGCTCGTCGCCTTCGTGTTGACCAGCAAGGTGTACTCGCCGCAGTACACCCTGTGGTTGCTGCCGTGGTTCGCCCTCGTGTTCCCCGATGTCCGCACATGGGCCGCACTGGCCGTCACGGACGTCGCCGTGCACCTCTCCGAACTCTCGTGGCTCGGTGAGCAATCGGGGTTCGGAGGCGCCTCGTCGACGACGTTGCGCGCCGCGGTCATCCTCCGCGCCGCTGCCCTGATCTGGTGCCTGGTGCGTTGGGTGCGCATGCCCGCACAGCCGGTTGCTGTCCGCAGGCGCTCCCTCTCACCCAGGTCCGAGCTCCTCGGCTCCACCGGATGA